Proteins from a single region of Microbacterium sp. zg-Y818:
- a CDS encoding phosphoribosyl-ATP diphosphatase — protein MKTFDALFAELSAKAEQRPEGSGTVAELDGGVHAIGKKIVEEAAEVWMAAEYESQEAAAEEISQLLYHLQVMMLAKGLTLADVYRHL, from the coding sequence GTGAAGACGTTCGACGCCCTGTTCGCTGAGCTGTCCGCCAAAGCGGAGCAGCGCCCCGAGGGATCGGGCACCGTCGCCGAGCTCGATGGCGGGGTGCACGCGATCGGCAAGAAGATCGTCGAAGAGGCCGCCGAGGTGTGGATGGCCGCGGAGTACGAGTCGCAGGAGGCGGCAGCCGAGGAGATCTCCCAGCTGCTGTACCACCTGCAGGTGATGATGCTCGCCAAAGGGCTCACCCTGGCAGACGTCTACCGACATCTCTGA
- the rpe gene encoding ribulose-phosphate 3-epimerase: MTDTTDVRINPSILAADFVNMQSELARIATADFVHVDVMDNHFVPNLTFGPQMVARIQQTSPVPLDVHLMIDNPERWAPEYAEIGAASVTFHLEAAANPVALARQLRAIGARAGVAVKPATPVEGLFDSLDEFDQILVMTVEPGFGGQSFMPETMPKLRLLADEARRRGSAVWLQVDGGIGESTIAQAAEAGADTFVAGSAVFGADDPAAAIAALRTSAGRAHRH; this comes from the coding sequence GTGACCGACACCACCGACGTCCGCATCAACCCGAGCATCCTGGCCGCCGACTTCGTCAACATGCAGAGCGAGCTCGCCCGTATCGCCACGGCGGACTTCGTGCACGTCGACGTCATGGACAACCATTTCGTGCCGAACCTCACCTTCGGCCCTCAGATGGTCGCACGTATCCAGCAGACGAGCCCCGTGCCGCTGGACGTGCACCTGATGATCGACAATCCGGAGCGCTGGGCCCCGGAGTACGCCGAGATCGGTGCGGCTTCGGTGACGTTCCACCTCGAGGCTGCCGCGAACCCCGTCGCGCTCGCCCGCCAGCTGCGGGCGATCGGCGCCCGCGCGGGCGTCGCCGTCAAACCCGCCACCCCGGTGGAGGGGCTCTTCGACAGCCTCGACGAGTTCGACCAGATCCTGGTGATGACGGTGGAGCCGGGCTTCGGCGGTCAGTCGTTCATGCCCGAGACCATGCCGAAGCTGCGTCTTCTGGCCGACGAGGCCCGCCGCCGGGGGAGCGCGGTGTGGCTGCAGGTGGATGGCGGCATCGGCGAGTCCACGATCGCGCAGGCGGCCGAGGCCGGCGCCGACACGTTCGTCGCCGGCTCGGCGGTCTTCGGTGCCGACGATCCGGCGGCCGCGATCGCGGCTCTGCGCACGTCTGCCGGCCGCGCCCACCGGCACTGA
- a CDS encoding transcription antitermination factor NusB: MSDATLARRVAFETLRGVHESDAYANLLLPREIRLAGLTSADAGLATELTYGTLRRQGTYDAIIAEVAGRSPDDIDPPVLDALRLGVHQLLSTRVASHAAVNESVALARSAAGQGAAGFVNAVLRRVSRETPGTWMERITAAARSDDERLGLTYAHPVWVIRALRRALAAEGRADELEDLLAADNASPQVTMTALPGLAEIPADAQRTPYSPYGFRLGGGAPDAMIAGAGGRIRVQDEGSQLAALALVGAAPVAAGERWLDLCAGPGGKTAILAAEALERGARLEANEPSAIRARLVRDSVAGVPLEVPVSEVDGRERAASAPGQYDRVLVDAPCTGLGALRRRPEARWRKSPADIPQLTDLQLGLATAAVQALRPGGILAYVTCSPHLAETAAIGAELRRTFGDEVEELDARAVVEDVSRSPLDLPEQADGSGRAQLWPHRHGTDAMSITLLRRR, translated from the coding sequence ATGAGCGACGCGACCCTGGCCCGCCGCGTGGCCTTCGAGACCCTGCGGGGCGTGCACGAGTCCGACGCGTACGCCAACCTGCTGCTGCCGCGCGAGATCCGCCTGGCCGGCCTCACCTCCGCCGACGCGGGCCTTGCCACCGAGTTGACCTACGGCACACTCCGCCGGCAGGGCACCTACGACGCGATCATCGCCGAGGTCGCGGGGCGCTCGCCCGATGACATCGACCCCCCGGTGCTCGACGCCCTGCGCCTCGGGGTTCATCAGCTGCTGTCGACCCGCGTCGCCTCGCACGCCGCCGTCAACGAATCGGTCGCGCTCGCGCGATCGGCCGCCGGGCAGGGGGCCGCGGGGTTCGTCAACGCCGTGCTGCGGCGCGTCTCGCGCGAGACCCCCGGCACGTGGATGGAGCGCATCACCGCCGCGGCGCGCTCCGACGACGAGCGCCTCGGCCTGACGTACGCCCACCCGGTGTGGGTCATCCGGGCGCTCCGACGGGCGCTGGCCGCCGAGGGCCGCGCCGACGAGCTCGAAGACCTGCTGGCCGCCGACAACGCCTCACCCCAGGTGACCATGACGGCATTGCCTGGGCTCGCCGAGATCCCCGCAGACGCCCAGCGCACGCCGTACTCGCCCTACGGGTTCCGCCTGGGCGGCGGCGCACCCGATGCCATGATCGCGGGCGCGGGCGGCCGCATCCGCGTGCAGGACGAGGGTTCGCAGCTGGCGGCTCTCGCCCTGGTCGGGGCGGCCCCGGTCGCAGCGGGGGAGCGCTGGCTCGACCTCTGCGCTGGTCCCGGCGGCAAGACCGCCATCCTGGCGGCCGAGGCGCTCGAGCGCGGAGCACGGCTGGAGGCCAACGAACCGTCGGCCATCCGGGCGCGGCTCGTGCGGGACTCCGTCGCGGGCGTGCCCTTGGAGGTCCCCGTCAGCGAGGTCGACGGCCGCGAGCGGGCGGCATCGGCCCCCGGGCAGTACGACCGCGTGCTCGTCGACGCCCCCTGCACCGGGCTCGGTGCCCTTCGCCGCCGCCCCGAGGCGCGGTGGCGCAAGAGCCCGGCCGACATCCCGCAGCTCACCGATCTGCAGCTGGGGCTGGCCACCGCCGCGGTGCAGGCGCTGCGTCCGGGCGGCATCCTCGCGTACGTCACCTGCTCGCCGCATCTGGCCGAGACCGCGGCCATCGGCGCCGAGCTGCGGCGCACCTTCGGCGACGAGGTCGAAGAGCTCGACGCGCGCGCCGTGGTCGAGGACGTCTCCCGTTCCCCGCTGGATCTGCCCGAGCAGGCAGACGGCTCCGGCCGTGCGCAGCTGTGGCCCCACCGCCACGGCACCGATGCGATGTCGATCACGCTCCTGCGGAGGCGCTGA
- the fmt gene encoding methionyl-tRNA formyltransferase has product MRLVFAGTPEPAVPSLRALAASGHELVAVVTRTDAVLGRKRVLTPSPVAQAAEELAIPTIKTDRLDAAATEAIERLQPDLGVIVAYGGLVREPLLSMPPHGWINLHFSLLPRWRGAAPVQHALIAGDRTTGASVFRLVAELDAGDVYGEVTYEVPETATAADVLSDLADAGAHLLADVVDDIAAGTARAVPQVGDPTYAGKLTLADGALDWSLPARRVVDRVRGTTPEPGAHTTIGGVRLKVLAASTLADAAGLEPGRIALVGRDVTVGTGEGAVVLHRVQPAGKPAMDAGDWWRGARLTDAVAGS; this is encoded by the coding sequence ATGCGCCTCGTCTTCGCGGGTACCCCCGAACCCGCCGTCCCCTCGCTGCGTGCCCTGGCCGCCTCCGGCCACGAGCTGGTCGCGGTCGTGACCCGCACCGACGCCGTGCTGGGCCGAAAGCGCGTGCTGACCCCGTCGCCGGTGGCGCAGGCCGCCGAAGAGCTCGCCATCCCCACCATCAAGACCGACCGGCTCGATGCCGCCGCGACCGAGGCGATCGAGAGGTTGCAGCCCGATCTCGGCGTGATCGTCGCGTACGGCGGTCTCGTACGCGAACCCCTCCTGTCGATGCCGCCGCACGGATGGATCAACCTGCACTTCTCGCTGCTGCCGCGCTGGCGGGGGGCGGCGCCCGTGCAGCATGCGCTCATCGCGGGGGACCGCACGACCGGGGCCAGCGTCTTCCGCCTCGTGGCAGAGCTCGACGCCGGTGACGTGTACGGCGAAGTCACCTACGAGGTGCCCGAGACCGCGACCGCAGCGGACGTGCTGAGCGACCTGGCGGATGCCGGAGCGCACCTGCTCGCCGACGTCGTCGACGACATCGCCGCGGGCACCGCGCGCGCTGTGCCGCAGGTCGGGGACCCCACTTACGCCGGCAAGCTGACGCTCGCCGACGGCGCCCTGGACTGGAGCCTGCCCGCGCGACGCGTCGTCGACCGCGTGCGCGGCACCACGCCCGAGCCCGGAGCGCACACCACGATCGGGGGAGTGCGTCTGAAGGTGCTGGCGGCGAGCACCCTGGCGGATGCCGCGGGCCTCGAGCCCGGTCGCATCGCGCTGGTCGGCCGCGACGTGACGGTCGGCACCGGCGAGGGCGCGGTGGTGCTTCACCGCGTGCAGCCTGCGGGCAAACCCGCGATGGATGCCGGGGACTGGTGGCGCGGCGCGCGCCTGACCGATGCGGTGGCCGGCTCATGA
- a CDS encoding primosomal protein N' gives MLIDSPLPQLDRLFDYEVPDELAETVTPGIRVRVPLRTAGRVVDAYVVETGEADAAGRPLSLVESVISPVAVLPPGLYALARRAADRAAGSASDILRLAVPKRMVRAEKAWFAREPVTAPEVAPADAAWADAVLTAFPGLADAIAAGERLAVDAPPHPARLASGDDVGAWAELLAAAAVQTLASGRSAVLVVPDHRDQAQLELALAGRVPDDALVRDDARRSGPERYASYLRVLAPQPCVVIGNRSTVYAPAHEPGLVAIWDDGDPLLAEPLSPGVHARDAALVRQELDGAALLFAGHTRTSDVERLVAIGWVREVPARRRTSPRVVLSATREGESHGARVPSSAFAAAREGLASGPVLVQVSRPGYAPVLVCADCRTPARCPHCAGPLRARRPGATPECALCGRSAPAWKCANCESTRLRMASSGSERTADELGRAFPGTRVIVADGVHQVTQVDAKPALVIATRGAEPIAAGGYRAVVLLDGDRMLMADDLRIGESCLRWWSNAAALAAPGAPVHLVGVTGAVARALATWTQSAYARSELAERAPLHMPPVVRVAAIHGSTQAVRTCLDTLREDVPTLGDDAVLGPVSAEDGARAVVRFDYGVGRAVAESLRSAIIADALHARRPAKGRPGPTRATLRVRVDVPDLDL, from the coding sequence GTGCTGATCGATTCGCCGCTGCCACAGCTGGACCGCCTGTTCGACTACGAGGTCCCCGACGAGCTCGCAGAGACGGTGACGCCCGGCATCCGCGTGCGCGTGCCTCTGCGCACCGCGGGCCGCGTCGTCGACGCCTACGTCGTCGAGACCGGCGAAGCGGATGCCGCCGGGCGCCCGCTTTCTCTCGTGGAATCGGTGATCTCCCCGGTCGCGGTGCTGCCGCCTGGTCTGTACGCGCTCGCGCGGCGGGCCGCCGACCGTGCCGCCGGCTCGGCATCCGACATCCTGCGGCTCGCGGTGCCCAAGCGCATGGTGCGGGCCGAGAAGGCGTGGTTCGCACGTGAGCCCGTGACGGCGCCCGAGGTCGCGCCGGCGGATGCCGCGTGGGCCGACGCCGTGCTCACGGCGTTCCCCGGCCTCGCCGACGCGATCGCCGCGGGGGAGCGGCTCGCGGTGGACGCGCCGCCGCACCCGGCCCGCCTCGCTTCGGGCGACGACGTCGGGGCATGGGCCGAGCTCCTCGCGGCAGCGGCGGTGCAGACGCTCGCCTCCGGCCGCAGCGCCGTACTGGTCGTCCCTGACCACCGCGATCAGGCGCAGCTGGAACTCGCCCTGGCGGGACGCGTGCCCGACGACGCCCTGGTGCGCGACGACGCCCGCCGATCGGGACCCGAGCGCTACGCCTCGTACCTGCGGGTGCTGGCCCCGCAGCCGTGCGTCGTCATCGGCAACCGCTCCACCGTGTACGCCCCGGCGCACGAACCCGGACTCGTCGCGATCTGGGACGACGGCGACCCGCTGCTGGCCGAGCCCTTGAGCCCCGGCGTGCACGCCCGTGACGCAGCCCTCGTGCGACAGGAGCTCGACGGCGCGGCACTGCTGTTCGCCGGTCACACCCGAACCTCCGACGTCGAGCGCCTCGTCGCGATCGGCTGGGTGCGCGAGGTCCCCGCCCGCCGCCGCACCAGTCCACGGGTCGTCCTCTCGGCCACGCGCGAGGGCGAATCCCACGGCGCCCGCGTGCCCTCGTCGGCGTTCGCCGCCGCCCGCGAGGGCCTGGCATCGGGGCCGGTGCTCGTGCAGGTCTCGCGCCCCGGATACGCCCCCGTGCTCGTCTGCGCCGACTGCCGCACGCCGGCGCGCTGCCCGCATTGTGCCGGACCCCTGCGCGCACGCCGGCCCGGCGCGACCCCCGAGTGCGCACTGTGCGGACGCAGCGCTCCGGCCTGGAAATGCGCCAACTGCGAGAGCACGCGGCTGCGCATGGCCTCGTCGGGCAGCGAACGCACCGCCGACGAACTCGGCCGCGCGTTCCCCGGCACGCGCGTCATCGTCGCCGACGGGGTGCATCAGGTGACACAGGTGGATGCCAAGCCGGCGCTCGTCATCGCCACCCGCGGCGCCGAACCGATCGCCGCCGGCGGCTACCGCGCCGTCGTGCTGCTCGACGGCGACCGCATGCTGATGGCCGACGACCTGCGCATCGGCGAGTCGTGCCTGCGGTGGTGGTCCAACGCCGCCGCGCTGGCCGCCCCCGGCGCACCGGTGCACCTCGTCGGCGTCACCGGAGCCGTCGCCCGGGCGCTGGCGACCTGGACGCAGTCCGCCTATGCCCGGAGCGAACTGGCCGAGCGCGCGCCCCTGCACATGCCGCCGGTGGTGCGGGTCGCCGCGATCCACGGGTCCACCCAGGCCGTCCGCACCTGCCTCGACACGCTGCGCGAAGACGTGCCGACACTCGGCGACGACGCCGTGCTCGGCCCTGTGAGCGCCGAGGACGGCGCCCGTGCGGTGGTGCGCTTCGACTACGGCGTCGGCCGTGCCGTCGCCGAGAGCCTGCGCTCGGCGATCATCGCCGACGCCCTCCACGCCCGACGCCCCGCGAAGGGACGCCCGGGCCCGACCCGTGCGACCCTGAGAGTGCGGGTCGACGTTCCCGATCTGGATCTGTAA